The following DNA comes from Erigeron canadensis isolate Cc75 chromosome 3, C_canadensis_v1, whole genome shotgun sequence.
ACTTGCTTAACTAGCTTAAAATTCTGTTATAAACTAATCTACTTAGTACCAAAATACATCTCTTGGATTATCTTATGTAGTAAAGGAACTAAGGGTGTTCATAATGAGGTCAAAACTTGTCCCGAAGTTGGACCGTAACCATACAGAACTGACAATTATGGTCCACAGTTCCATATGCATGTAAATTGGTCTCGCCTCGATCCAAGTATAAACCATGAAAACACATGTCAAACCGAAAAACCGAGAAAAAGGTCAACATAGCTAGTGAACACAATTAGTTGGACATATATGGGTTGTTTGGCAAAAGGCTTTTTGGGGGCTTATAAGAGTAAAACAcgaaaatttcaaaattaagctcactttcaaaatataactatatgtattttagaaaaagaaaaaagccaAGTCCTAAAAAGCCCTTAAAGGTACCTAACTCATAGTCTCTTGAAGCTCTAACATATGACTAATTTATTATCataataatgaatatatattgtgTCCACGAGACAATATAAGGcctttttttttactatcaTAATGGTATAAAGCTACCCAtgaaaaattgattatttttaaagtGATTTAGAACAAACGATTGCTGGtaaatgaaacatatatttcattttcatcacttgatatttgtgtttttaagaGACCAAGGAGTACTGTATTTTACATgtcttcaaattttcttttttctttcacgTAAAATTGACTCGTCCAATCATTTAAACCTAAAAATCGACTACAAACCGAACATGGACCGGATTGACTTACGAGATCCTGTACTCCAATGGTCCGGGTCCGGATCTTGGACTGTAAACACCCCTTAAGGAAGATCATTTTCTAACGATGAATAGTCAAGAAAATGCATGGTTAATGTACTAAAGAACACATTAAAGCTCAATGATGAAGCAAATAtcaagtttttgttttgttatacaGGTGTTCGTTTTATATTTGAATCTCCATACATCTAGAATGATGTTTATTGGTTTTAGAgaatttaaaataaagaaagaaaaaaaaagttgtgaaaatgctcACTTGTTTTAGAGAATTTAGAATGAGATTTTATGATGACCAGAGAAAGGTATCCGCTCGTTGTGACGGTtatggaggtggtggtggtggtggtggtggtataATGGCGGCGACagtggtgacgggtggtggcggtgacaacggagattggtggtggtggcggtggttccGATGAGTAGTGGAAGTTATTGATGCAATGTGGCTATGATGTATGATACATCATACATtagaatgtgtacattgttcaaacttaaaattaatattgaaattttaagttcaatgttgaaaatcaaacatatatttattttataatataatataaatataaattgtacATCAAATACATTTATCAACTTTATTAaatgagaaatgattaatcctcttaaacaaatagcctaataatctttctaaccatgagatgattacatgtggaaaaatcaggggacaaAGATTAAGAAAGATAATTAGTGAATATCACATATCAACTTTTTAATGTATTAGAAGGATTagtaggctatttggttaggaagATTTACTATTTTCCTTATTAAATACATCATCGAAACACAAAATAGTTTTAGATGTTTCAAAATTCCAAAATTATTCGTTTAAGTATCAATCGGCTCACATGGAAAATGAAATGCAATGTAAAATGAAAGTTGGAAATAGACAAAGATTGACAAATATCAAGCTATAGATGAAATGAAATCAACCAATCTAAATACGAAGCAAAGGTGTTGAAGAGGAAGTTGGTGCACGAAAATTGTGTGATAATGTCTATCCCATAAACTAAAAGAGGAGCTTAATTCTACACTTTGTACCACAAAAAATCTTTAGTCCTCTTTATTTTAGGGTATGTTTGACAAAGGTAGATGTAACGTGTAACTATAGATTGTAGCTCGAGGCCTGGAGCTGTAAACTGTAACTTATAGGCAAATTTGTTAGCtagagtttttaatttttaaaagtgttttgtATGATAGATATAACTGCAACTTTAAGTGATATTTGTGTAATTTCAAAACTTAAAAGcttcatcaaaattaaaagttcataaaatgcTACTTATTTTAGAGTTTTTTCTTTCAGATAAAAGTCAAATCTAGTTGCatctaaacaaaatttttaactcTATAcgagcttttagtttaaaacaaaaactaaaactcATGAAAAACTCTTGAAAAATTTGTGTCAAACATAACCCTAAATTTTTCCTctaatttttctatttttaaaaataaatacaattattgtcaaaattatataaaatctaAATTTCATAAcaatttttaacaataaaactattttatatttattatttaatttttttctttttgtacaaACACCATATGAATATTACTGTTACTAAAATACAACTgacctaataacttattaaccaattataacttttgattttattaaattgaatattgataatgtcataATTACAATAATTCTAATCTACAATTCACGGTTATGTATAAATTCTAATTTACAATTCACGGATATATAAAGATTGAGAGTTATCTAAACATCTCCTTATTTAATTCTTCATATCTACCATCGACTAATCTCTAATAATATCAAATACAAATTCAGATCTCATTTATactatgattattattattgtgttattAGTTTAGGATTctaataaaactatataaacaatgttaattttattctaatattaatatattagtgTTGTTCTTAGTTTAGATTTAGGAtataaattttcttatataaaccATAATATATACAACCATAAATTAAAACTCAAAAATCGATAACCAGTTCTGATGAAAATCAAAATACGGGAATTTAGGGCACTACTAATATTagattttagtttattataatttaaaatttgattttactatttttattaataaaagatggACCCATATATTAaatgtttgaattttatattgaaatatttttttaaaatatgttcattGAAATTATTTACTATGACATAGTTAGTGAtgtttgaatattaaaaaatcataatatgcTCATCGAAATTGCAGATTGTGACATACTTAACgacatttgaataaaaaaaaatcatattaggtcactatcattttatttgtttcattGGTACATATAGTgcattacatttttatttttcactttttttgtaaaaattttttaaaaaatttctaaaaatagatAATACTACAATTactttaaaaatcttaatatatttgaCTATTTTTACCTTGATATCTGAtgtttataacaaattaaacctgtgtatttgacacgagtctaaaatctagtatctaCTAAAACGAAATCAACTTCTTTTATctctttatttaaaatatatatatgaattttatcaatttttgacaATCGTTTAGATTCTAAATATTGTTTAGTATCTTCCCATTTGATTAAGTAGAGATTTGAATGACTTAACTCATGTCCCTTGTTTTGTTATGTGATGTTGTTCGAGATGAGACTCAATTAAAGAACAAAACATTgaatcaacaacaacaataacaacatcaTTATTTTCTATCTCCGTCATTCAAAAGCACAcacatttctctctctctctctctctagaattTCTCTAATCGCCGgttacaaaaaatttaaaaaaaaaaaaaagagtatccATCCGCCTCGATCACGGCAACATGAGTACAGGAGGAGACCTTCTCAACATCGATCCTCAAGAGCTTCAATTTccttgtaattttttattttatttcagatctattacatatatatatatatataatctaatgtTATCTCTATCTGTGTGTGTAGTTGAATTGAAGAAACAGATCTCATGTAACATGCAGTTACTCAATAAAACTGATCATTATGTTGCTTTCAAGGTATTAccactttctttttatttaattatctattAATCATAGGTAATTTGCTGTTGGTactttaatattagatatttctTTATATTAGTAATAATGAAATGAAGTTTAGGAAATTATCTAGGATCAGTTGTGAATAATATTTGGAATTTTAGGTGAAAACTACCAACCCGAAAAAGTATTGTGTTCGGCCAAACTCTGGGATTGTCTTGCCTCGTTCTACTTGCTCTGTCACAGGTTCGATTCTTGTGctcttttgtttgtttgtgtacGCTTTTTATCGTTTTTTGGTTCGTGGTTGATCACTTTAGTTCGGCCCCTAATTTCGCGTTACTTTGTCATGTGTTGCGAAAATGATTGTTGTTtggtattgttattattatatacaagaTATATACGTGGTTCGAAAATGTTGAGGATTCTGATAGTTACCTGAAATTTTCAACAAGATCGGGttttataatttgtatttacttttttctttaGTGTAAGAAAACATTTAGAGATAAGAggatgatttttttgttttgatgttCTGAAATGATGTCCTAAAGTTTAGGAAACCATATGTGGTGGCTGTGAGATGGTCCCGATTCGAtatgatataaaattttgtaagtttgtaacacAAAGAAAGAGCGTAAATGTGTCTGTGGACACCCTAATCGTTGAGTGGACTTATTGGGGTCACACTTTTATTATACATTATTTGATGTTCTCTtccaaaataatataaaataaaagttgcaAAAGATGTTTTGCTTATGAGCTTAAGTTTTGTATAAGCTGATATTTTTTGCTAATCAAGCACTTGTTAACAAGTTTTGAACCAAGATAAAGTAATGCCGGTTTCATATTTTAGATAGTGGAGTAAGATCTAAGGAATGGAAGGGTATTAAGTGTTTAAAGATGTACAATCCTGGGTCCCAATTCGCATGCTATGCTTTTTTGTACATTGATTTCGTGTCGGGCATTGAAAATGGAGCATTATTATTGTACTATATTTAAGTAAATGATGTAAAAGTGAACAATGTATGGGACACAATAATTAGGACTATGATCTAAAATAGTTTTTGCACACTAATATTTTGCCATCTTTTAACTTCCTGCATGGAGAATATTCGTTATGTTTGATCAATGATCATCCTCTATGGGCCGTCTGCTTATTAAAGTAAAATCTAGTGCCATCTTTACATAGGCATCGGCCTATGTAAAAATGTAGTACACTAGTATATGTTTTCCAAATCTGAACGTTTTAAAGATATGATGGTTATAACTTATGTTTTATTGTTTAGTTACCATGCAAGCTCAAAAGGAGGCTCCTTCAGATATGCAATGCAGGGATAAGTTTTTGCTTCAAAGTGCAGTTGCAAGTCCTGGAGCTACAGCAAAAGATATTACTCCAGAGCTGgtaattattcatttattagCGTATTAAGTTCTGTGCAAACTACCAAGTATTATCTTCTCAACGGAAACTTGTTACTTTTGATTTGTGACAGTTTAACAAGGAATCAGGTAATCAAGTGGAGGAATGcaagttaaaagtaaattatg
Coding sequences within:
- the LOC122590443 gene encoding vesicle-associated protein 1-2-like isoform X2 encodes the protein MSTGGDLLNIDPQELQFPFELKKQISCNMQLLNKTDHYVAFKVKTTNPKKYCVRPNSGIVLPRSTCSVTVTMQAQKEAPSDMQCRDKFLLQSAVASPGATAKDITPELFNKESGNQVEECKLKVNYVVPRQPPSPVREGSEEGSSPRASISDNGTENSVDANMAPRSSAESLDKSSEANALVSKLSEEKKSAIQQSKKLQQELELLRRQGNKSSGGIPLIYVLVIALLGMLLGYMLK
- the LOC122590443 gene encoding vesicle-associated protein 1-2-like isoform X1; protein product: MSTGGDLLNIDPQELQFPFELKKQISCNMQLLNKTDHYVAFKVKTTNPKKYCVRPNSGIVLPRSTCSVTVTMQAQKEAPSDMQCRDKFLLQSAVASPGATAKDITPELFNKESGNQVEECKLKVNYVVPRQPPSPVREGSEEGSSPRASISDNGTENSVDANMAPRSSAESLDKSSEANALISKLSEEKKSAIQQSKKLQQELELLRRQGNKSSGGIPLIYVLVIALLGMLLGYMLK